Within Oscillatoria nigro-viridis PCC 7112, the genomic segment TCTCAAGTCGCCGGAAAGAATCGAAGCTTTGGCATTGGTAATGGGTTTGTGTTTGTTAGTCTATACTTTAGGTCAAAGGTTACTGCGTCACAGTTTGCAACGCACTAATTCCCAATTGAAAAATCAGTTGGGCAAACAAACTAATCGACCGACGCTCCGTTGGATTTGCCAGATATTTCAATCAATTCATCTGGTGAGCCTACAAGGGATTCAACAAATTTCTAATTTAACAGCCGAGCGAATGGCTATATTGAACTTGCTGCCGCTCTCCTGTAAGTCTTATTATTTATTAATCTGAGATCGAGCAGTTTGTTTGATGAGCAAAACTGACAGAAATTTCATAAATATTTGATTCAGTAGTGATGTGTAATTATCAGGCTGCTGGAAATATCTGCTGTCGATTAATAGTTAATTATGACGGATGAAGGTGTTGTTAGATATCGAGAATCTAGGATTTGCCCGAAAGCAGTTAATTTTCAACTTGCCCCAACAGGTCGATGCGATTGTGACCCAACAGGTCGCGGGTATTTTTGATTATTATCTCGGACGAGAGACTCGGACGGAGCACCCCAACTGCGTGTGTGCCAGTTGAGGGTGCGGAATGTGGGTTCCAAATAAACCTTTTTTTTTAGTATCCGTCTTAATCGATCTGCACTTAGTTTAACAGAACGTTCTTTTTCTAATTTCTGGACTAATTGAAGACTGTTATATGTACGTGATTCGTTTTTGAGGCATTCTTTTAAAAACTCTATATCTTCCTCTTTCCACGTTTGCTTTGCCCCTCGACCAGGCAACTCCCAAAGCCCTTCCATGCCTAGATTCGACCATTTATGTAAAACCTCTCTCACTGTTTGTGGAGTCCAGTTAAAATGAGCAGCTATTTTTTCAACCTACGGGCCATGTGCATTTAATCTAATTACTTCTGCTCTATCTTTGACTTTTTGTGGTACGGCAGCAGTTCTCAGTTTTAATAGAGTTTTGTCTTGCTCTTGAGTCAGGAATACCCTTAATCTAGCGCCCATATATTGAGTTACCTCAGTAGATATATTCTTTTTGTTTACTCATCTTAACATAGTTTGGTTTTTTTGCGCCGACCTACTTACTGGAACAATCACCATCACCTGTTTCAGGCAGTCCGACAAGTGAATGGTTCAACTTTGTGGGCAAACCTACATTTGTTGTTCTGGTTATCATTATTTCCCTTTGTCACCGCATGGATGGGTGAAAATCACTTTGCTGCGTTGCCTGTGGCGCTTTATGGTGTGGTTCTATTGCTGGCTGCGATCGCCTACTTCACTCCATTCGTAACAAGTTAAGCTTGGATGGCAGTTGTCAAGGGGATTTGAGAAGATGCTTCAAAGAAAAAGCAGTCAGACCCTCGCTGTCGATCGGGAAAAGGTGCAACAATTAACTTAACATTGGGTTTTCGTTGAGCTTTAACAATATCTAAATCTCGATTTTCAGGCGCAGCGAAATACTCGATCGGGTCAGTTGCCGGTGCGTTGTTGGCGGGCCACATAAAAATGGTAAAGACCCCGGTAAATCATCTCTAACGAAATCGAATCTATTGGTAAAGATAGTCGATCGGCAACGGCATCACCTAAATCGACCAAAATTGCATAAAATATCCATGTTCCCCAAATTTGCAACTGAATCCCGTTGAGAGAACCCGTCCACAAATAGCTTAATCCCAACAGCCTTTTTACGGTATTAAAAGCCTCTTCAATCCTCCAGCGCCTGCGATATAAATCTGCCACGACGTAGGGTGGTAGCACTTGAGGATCTAGTACGCTTGTCAAATAAGAATGCCAGGTTTTACCCGAGCGAACTTCAATCAGACGCAAGGTAATAAATGGAGTTCTTGCTGTTCCCGAACCCAAGCGTACCAGACTATCTTTCAGGTCGTAACTTTTGGTAAATACTCGCTCTACTTGAATAGCCGATCCTTTTTTTAAACGAGTAATTAAATGGATATCTCGTTCAATTAATTTGAGCCAAAAGCTAAAATGGTAAAATCCTCTATCCAGTAAGAGTAAGGTTTTAGTTGGTACTAATTGCAGGATGTTTTCTTCAAGCTTAACATCAGAAGCTCGCTTGGTTTTCCTGAAACCAAATATCAACCGGGAGCCTGGTCATTAAATCTATAACTGTTGCCATTTTCCCTGCCAACTGCCCTTTAGGTAGATATTCCAGGCTTTTGAGCTTGCAAAACAATGCTTCGAGGGTTGAACTATCTACTATCCAAATTCTCGAAAATTTGGTCAAGGCAAATTGAATGCTTTCTGGTAGGGGTCGTTGTTTTCTCTGGTACCAAGCAGTTCTTAAACTTGGCAATAAGTTTTTAAAGACTCCCTCAAATAATGTGGCGGGAAAACTTAGAAACCTTTGAGACATAGCTTGTTGACTGACTGTCGTAGGTCGGCACCATAAAAAACCTTCTCTTGCCAGCATTCTTGTGAGCTCTGTTACTCCCGCTACATCTCGCCATAGCAGGGTTAATACCGCTGCTACCATCAACGGTAGGTTAAGAATTCTCCCTCGTAAACCTAGTTGGCGGTAGTAATTTTCTTGTGAGGTAATCGCCGGTGTTAGTAACGCCGATAGTTGTGAGGCAATCTCCTCGTCCTCCACCATCGGTTTTGTAGTTTTTTTGGCGTGGTCACGGTTGGTTTTCTGACTTTTAGCCATATTTACTGACCTACACAATCGCTCAATTATTTGTCAATTATATCCTTCGATCGTACCAACGCTCGCCATCGATCTCGCTCGCGGCAACGCTGCCATGTACTTGTGGTGCAACCCGGGATCGATCGCCCGCCATTACTATCGATCGCCCCCCATGATTATCGATCGCCCGCCATGATTATCGATCGTGATGCAACGCCACTCGATCGCACAACTTATTAATAATGATAATCGTGCTCTGGTGAGAGAGTCCGCCACAGGCGGACTCTCTCACCCTTTCCCCTATTTGATTATCATTATTATTCCCTAATATTTCTATCTTAAGAGGTATTGACAAAATCTACCCCCTTCTAACTTGTTAGCAATGCACAGGAATAGATTATCGCTGAGCTTTATTTGCAAAAAATGAAACGATTTACCTTGTTTACTTTCCTGTATCTCGCGCTGGGAGTTTGTCTGACAGCGATCGCGCGGCGTAGGGCGTAAGTCCTGCTATAGAAAGTGCCATAAAACTTTTGCGCTAATTCTATCAACAGTCAAAACTTTTTGGCTCACCAACAAACCCATGCTATTGTTGTTTATCATGCACTCAACTTTTGTCGTAAGCAGGTGGTCGATACTCGAATAATTCTTGCTCTGCCGCCGCAAATTTAGACCCATCCCTCCCAGAAGCAGGCCGAGCAAAGGACGCTTTGTTGCGAATCCCCTGGATATCTTCAGAAGAACGCTCAGACGATAGCACAAACTGAGTTCTCTGATAACGCAGATCGGCCAATTCAATTTTACCAGGTCGCCCTTCACAATAAGCTCGCTGGGCACAGCGTTTAACTGCGATCGCAATTTCAGCACTCGTTGCTCCGGCATAATCAGATAGTAGCAAATACCACTGTCTGTCGCTCCAAAGATTCTCTTTTCCTTCCCTAAACTGCTCTGGGAAATACTTAGCTAGGGCTTGCTGAATCAGTGAGAAAAGTAAACAGTGTATGGGTTTTCCGAACAAAAAAGTAGTAAGGGTCGCCGTGAAAAACAGGTATAATCAGTCAAAACCCGTGCATCACCACCTGCGATCGTGTATAGAAAAGCTGAGCTTGCCCCAAGCTCCCCATCCGACTTTGAACTCCCCTTTGAAGGAAGATTGTCAGAAGATAACCGTTGGGTAAAAATGACCCAACTAATTCCTTGGTTAGAATTTGAATCAGAATATGCTGCAAATTTTCCGACCGAAATGGGAGCACCCGCTTGCATCATTTAGGATGGCATTAGGGGCATTAATTATCAAAGAAAAGCTGGGAATCAGCGACATAGAAACAGTAGAACAGATCCGAGAAAACCCATACCTGCAATACTTTATAGGTCAATCAACATACAGTAATGAACCCCCATTTGATCCATCATTATTAGTCCACTTTCGGCAGCGAATCAGTGCAAACTTAATCAAGAAAGTGAACGAACGGATGGTGGAAAAAATGCGCGAAACCACCCCAAAACCGCCCGAAAAAAAAAAGGATTCGGACGCAAAAAATGAATTAACCAATCAAGGAAAATTAGTCATAGATGCGACCTGTGCTCCAGCAGATATTAGCTATCCCACCGACTTAGGGCTATTAAACCGAGCCAGAGTTCATACCGAAAAAATCATCGATATTCTCTATAAATCCCTCAAAGTAAAAATCAATAAAAAACCCAGAACCTACCGGAAAATAGCCAGGAAAGACTACTTAGCAGTAGCAAAACAACGACGACCTAAACGAAACAAAAAAATCCAAGCCCTTAAAAAACAACTGCAATATATCAAAAGAAACCTCGCTAATATTGAACAGCTAATCGAATCAGGTGCCACCCTACAAAGTTTGACCAAAAAGCAATATAAAACCTTGCTAGTTCTCACAGAAGTCTATCGCCAACAACTCTGGTTATTGGAAAATAAAAAACAGAGTATATCGGACAGTTGGGGTAAGTTTAAGCCAACCGCACATCCGTCCCATTGTTAGAGGAAAAGCAGGAAAACCCGTAGAGTTTGGAGCTAAACTGTCAGCGAGTTGCAGTGAAGGATATGTATTTTTAGACCGGATAAGTTGGGATAACTTTAACGAATCAGGAGACTTAAAAGCACTCATTTGAAGCATTTAAAATTTACACAGGATGCTATCCAGAATCAGTCCATGCCGATCGCATTTATCGAACCAGGGAAAATCGAGCCTGGTGTAAAGAAAGAGGAATTAGAATTAGTGGCCCCCCTTTAGGAAGGCCACCAGCAATTGTTAGTAAGGAAACCAAGAAACAAGCCTGGGAAGATGAAAGAATTCGTAACTCTATTGAGGGCAAATTTGGACAAGGTAAAAGAAGATTTAGCTTGAATCGAGTGATGGCAAAGCTTGATAATACTTCGGAAACAGCTATTGCTATTACTTTTTTAGTGATGAACCTTGCTACCTGGTTAAGACGGGTTTTTTGTGTGTTTTTATGTCAAAAACCAAAAATCACACCTATTTATGGTTCAATGATTATTAAAAGCTATAACTGGGCAAGTTATAGTCAACAAAAAGTTATGTTTTGCCGAGCTTGAATTGCCCATTAATTGCGATCGCGATTTTTCCTAACTTATTCAGTAAGCCCTAGCTAAGTGCAAATTGAAAATCTCATAGCGAGCGCCGCTGTGTGGCAAATCCACAAACCAGATTCCGCCGTCGTCAAATCTGCGGATAAGTTCAGCCGGCAGCATTTCTAAGCGGTTAACAGTAGCTAACATTAACACGGGGCTCTCATGTTCCTGCATCCAGGTGAGCAATTTCTGCGACAGCCGTCTAGCTACACCGCCATCAGCATTTGATTCCCAGCCAGAAAAACCCTTGTCAAAATCGTCAAAGAACAGCACGCAGCCGCCCAAATTATCGGCTGTATCCAGCATTTTGTTGAGAGCGCGATCGGGATTAGAGGAACCTAGAATATTGCCCCAACTTGCTGCTAAAAGCGCATAACCTAGCTTCTTAGCAGCTAGCTTCGCACTCAAACTTTTGCCCGTCCCCGGCGGCCCCCACAGCAGCATTCCTTTGGGAGGTCTGAGGTGATATTTCTTGGCATCAGCTTCTGACAGCTTTACGACTTCGCTCAAATAAGCGTCTAATAAATCTAAACCGCCAGCATGAGGCACGTCTGGAGAAGCAATGAACTCCAACCCCTGGTCTCGAAGTTGCGATATTTTATGCTCCAATACCAACTGTGCGATTTGGACAACTGAAGCGGTCACAGAGAGCGATCGATCTAACACCAATTCAATTTCAGCAGTTGGCAGCCCTAGACTAGAAACAGCCAGCCGTTTTTTAGCAGCTACCGCATCTGAACCAAAATCAAGGGAACAATTGCGATCGCAAAAATTATCTACAAGAACTTCGACTTCAAAACGATCGGGTAACGGACATTTGAGTAGAGGAATTAATGGACTTAGCTTTGATGGCAGTTGGATGTACTCACCCAGCAGTACCCAATATTGGTTGGCCCAACGCCCTTTCAGCTCAAAGAATGCGTTAGCCAATTGAGAATAACGGCGGACAAGAGGCTGTTCGGTACTGTCTGACTCCAAAATGTCCTCTAACAAAAAGATACCGGGGCAGTCATTTTCCAGCAGAAATTGCAGGACATCACTCTCGACAGATAGCTCAGTTTTACATAAGACGCATTCACTATTATACATCTGGGAAATATCTGAAACGCTTGTCATATCTGAATGACAACCTAAAATTGGGAGATTTTTATCCAAACACCGCACCTGTTGAAGAGTTGCATAGCCAGGATTCCAATAATAAACAGGTAAACAACACTCACTGGCGTACTGATGAAATGATGACAAGATTTTTTGGCGATCTGCACTGTAATATTCTAGGGCAAATATTGGAGTTGGAGGGACTCTTAAATTAGACAAAATCGTGAAATATTTCATGAATTTATACATCTAAGTAGAGGATGTTTAACATAAAAATTTAACTAACATAATTAAAATTTAGCGTCCTGCTAATGAGCGAAGTTTTCCCCCTCAATTGGAGGGGGTAATTGTGCCTAACGGCACTAATAAATTGATGTTATGCAAGTTAAATTGTCAATCATGGTCACAAGTAAGAAGCAAACCGCCGCCACTCCCATTCGCTCTCAGTCACCAGTGCCTGCTAAATCTAAGCCACCTGAAAAACAGAACAGTCAAACTGTCGGCAGTAACAATGGAGCAAAATCAAAACCTCAACCTAACCTCAGCTCCGAGCAACTTGCTGGCGAGCTAGTCAAACAGATTCGCAATACAATTCATAAGAAGTACGGCGTGACAATTCAGCGTCGCGATAGCCGTATTTCGACAAAGGTTGGCCACGCAATTCGCGAAAAACTGGGATTGGATATTCAAGCTCAGTTGAATAAGCGCAACGGTAATGGCAATGGTAAAAAGTTCGACTGGCAAGAGTGGAACAATACTGTCTTTCCCAAGCTAGTTGGCCGACCCGAGGAACTCAAGTATGATGTCGAAGTTGTTGCCTTAGCGATGAGCCAACTTTACGATACAATTGCTGACAACCCGCAAGCTGCTATTGCCGATTTAATGGAGTTCAATGCTCAAAGCTTAAAGCGTCGCAACGAGTTAGCTAAATCCTCTGAAGAAGATACTGAAGAACTCGATGAGGACGACGAACTCGATGATGAAGATGATGAAATTGATGACATACTCGATGAAATTGATGAGGATGACGAAGACGAGGAAGGCGATGAGGATGAGGATGATGACGAGGGTGCATCTCACTTTGGCGAATATGTCACCAAAGGGTTAAAATGGAAAAGCTAGTAAAATTGCCCAAAAATATGAGGTAAAGAAAATGACACCCTCAGACCAAGAACAGCTAAAAGTCTACTTAAAAGCGGCAGCAGAAATTCTTTACAGAAATACAGCTCCAAGCGAGTTAGAAAGCTTTGATAGCATAGAAAAGTCTCTCCGTCAGAAAATGCTAGAAGAAGTGGGACCAGAACTAGGTAACTTTTTTTTTCAGCAGTATCAGGAATTCAAACAGGAAAACCCAGAAAAATAAAATCAATAGTCGGTTCGCTCGAAATTACCGACAATCAAGCGAAATATTTTGGATTGAAAGCGTATAGTCAATTCAGTCCAATGATGGAAAAATGCTGTCTTTTAATTAGTGCCAACGAATCTTATCAAATGGCAGAAAAAGATTTAGAGATTTTCACCGGAATCAAAGTCTCTCATAGTACATTACAAAGATTAGTCAAACGACAAGAATTTGAATTACCTACATCTAAACAAGGAGTTCAAGAAATTACATTAGATGGCGGGAAAGTCAGGCTACGCAACGACACCAAAGGCGAGGGTTGTTACTGGAAAGACTATAAAGCCATTTGTTTAGATAATGTTTATTCGGGAGCATCTTTTCAAAATAATCAAAATTTAATTGATTGGACTAATAGCCAAAAATTGCGACATCCTATGTATTGCCTAGGAGACGGTCATGCGGGAATTTGGAAAATATTTCAAGAAATAGGAGATACTGAACAAAGACAAGAAATCTTAGATTGGTATCATCTGAAAGAAAATCTTTACAAGGTAGGAGGTTCGCTAAAACGTTTGAAATTAGCAGAAAATATGTTGTGGCAAGGTAAAATAGATGAAGTTATCAATCTATTTAAAGAGATGAAAAAACAAGCATTTAAAACATTTTGTAATTATTTAGAGACTCATCGCTGCCGAATAGTCAACTACCAATACTATAAAGAAGAATCCATAAGTTCGATAGGTTCTGGAACAGTTGAATCAATCATTAAACGAATTGGGTTTAGGGTAAAAATATCAGGAGCGCAATGGAAGATTGAGAGCGTTCCCTCTATCCTTTCTCTTCGCTGTGCTTATCTCAACGGTCAACTTTCAATTTGATGTATTTGCCAAAGTGAGATGCACCCGATGACGATGAGGAGGATGATTTTAGTTTAGACGAAGAGGAAGAATTTGAGGAAGACGACGAATAATTGCTAAAGTTTTATTAGAAAGCTCTGCTGAAAAAGCAGAGCATTTTTTTGCCTCTATCGAGGCCTTTTCCACGAATCGCGATTCAGGGTAATACAGCAGATTCCATGTATATGTGGTACACTCTATTTAGTACATCAGCAGAAAAAATGAAAGCTTATTCGATCGAGTTTCGTAAAAAAATAGTTAAAGCCTATGAACAAGGTGATACATCAGTCAGGAAAGTAGCCCAACGTTTTGATGTGAGTAAAGCGTTTGTTCAAAAAATCTTAAAACAAAAACAAACGACTGGTCACGTTCAACCCAAAAAACAGGGTGGAAGCCTTAAAAGTGTGTTAAACTCGCGCCGGACTGAATTGACCCAGATGGTAGAAAAATATCCGGATAGCACGTTGTCAGAATATTGTGAATATTGGCTTATGAACTACAAGGAAGCTGTCAGTCCTAGCATGATGTGTCGTGAATTACAAAAAGAAAATTTAACGCGAAAAAAAAGACCATACGCAGTAGTCAGTCTGCCACTGAAAGAGTACAAATTCTGAGGTGTGAATATTGGGAAAAAGTGAAAAATATTGACCCTGACAACCTCGTTTTTTTGGATGAAATGGGCGTTTTATTGGGGTTAACACGAACCCATGCACGTTCAATATGTGGTAGTAGAGTCTACGATTTAAAACCATTCTATCGCGGAGCCAAAGTCACAGTTGTCGGAGCAATTAGCTTAAAAAAAGTAGTAGGATTGATGACCCTCAATGGCTCAATGGATGGCAGAGCTTTTGAAGTCTTTATTGAACATTTTTTAGTGCCAAACTTATGGGAGGGTGCAGTAGTTGTTATGGATAATCTACCCGCTCACAAGTTGGGGACTATTGGATCATTGATACAAGCCGCTGGTGCTAGTTTACTGAACTTATCCCCCTATTCTCCCGACTTCAATCCTATAGAATTATGGTGGTCGCAACTCAAATCTTTTTTACGTCAGTTTTCACCAACAACTACCAAGATGGTTGACATTTTACTGGCTACGGCCGTTGATTTGGTCAATCCTAAGCACTTTAAAAACTGGTTTACAAGCTGCTGCTACTGTACTTCATAAAGCTGGAATCTGCTGTAATTGTCGCCACCGTCCGAATCAGGACGCTCTGGGAAGCAGACCCAACAAATTCACAATCAAGGAAGTTTTGACCTTGATTGTGAATTTAATTTTACCCACTCACCCACCACTATTTTTTTTGAATTAATTGTAATTAGCAGACTGCCGTCGCTTTAGTTGTGAAAAAAAACACGCTTGAGGGTTAATCATGGCTAATCGCAAATCCGCTCCAACTCCGATGCAAAAGCAATTTGCAGAAACTCTTGAAGAACAGCGCTTCGAGATGTTTTTGCACGTTGCCCGCGAGTTAACGGGACGTGCCAAACAGCGACAGTTGCAGAAAGGTAAAGCTCTTGACTGGGAAGCGTTCAATACTTGGTTTAACAAGCAATATGAAGGCTACTCGGCTGACGAGATGCTTGAAGAAATCTTGAGCAATGTTTACTGGCTTTCATCTGAGCAAGCAGTGATTGACTTGCACTTCCGTTATATCGAATCGGCAGTCAAAGCTTCTCATAAGAAAAAGGCAACTGACGATAATGAAGAGATTGATGATTTTGTCAAGTAATCAATGACGACCCCCGATAAAGGGGATAAAATCCTGCTCCAAGCAGGATTTGTTTTGCCCGCCCACCCACCGCGCCAGTTCCCTTTGCGATATTGGCGATCGCTACGCCTCTAATTGCCGATTTACTGGACGCAAGTGGACAATGTATACGTATAACCATCATTATGGTGAATTGCCCTACAGTATTTGTGACGTACTGGGCTAACTTTTCCCGTTGGTGACATCATCTCAAAAACTCCACTCGCTCGAACAATTAGCCTGCCTCTATGAGTACCCGCAAATTTTCCTGTAGGCAGAGTTGCTTGTACCATGTCGCCAGTTTTAAAGCCGAAAAATTCCTTGCACCGTGTCTTGTGTCTGATTGGGAAGCCATATTTATTTGGCTGGCAGATCTGACGGCTGCCCCATCCTGAAGCTTGAATTAACAAAGGCCCGGCAGTCAAAATTTTTAATTGGGACACGAGTCCCACACAAGCTGCATCTAACCAATGAGTTTTTGGTAATTCCAATCGAGTACGATTGTATTTGGTCTGACCGCCTGTTCCGATTTCAACTGGTAATGATGTTTCTTTCAGTCTGTTAAAGAGTTGCCAGCGGGTGCTATTGACTGCTGCTGCATCTTTCAATGGTTGTTTGGCTTGTTTTGCGATTCGATCGAACAACTCAGGTTGCTGTGCTAAGAAATCTTTAAGCTCCTGATTTCCCTTGGCTTCGTTGCAGTGACGGCAAGCAATTGTGAGATTTGAAACTCGGGAACTTCCGCCTTTCGATCGGGGGTGGATATGCTCAATTTCTAATGGGATATTTTGGGCGTTGCAATAAGCACATTTTCGACCCCATTTTTCTAGTAAATATTCTCTGATTTCGTAGCCTGCTAGTTCTCCTTGTTGGTACTGGATGCCTGAGATTTCTGGGTTTTGCATCGCCTGAGTGTCAAATTTCACTAACTCTTGAGATATTCCTGTAATTGGAACGTATCTGCGTATGCGGTTGACCCAAGTCAGAATATTTTCTACTCTTGATTCTAGACTGGGTGGCAACCATCCTGATTTTCGCGTCCGGTTTAAAAACCGG encodes:
- a CDS encoding helix-turn-helix domain-containing protein, with translation MKAYSIEFRKKIVKAYEQGDTSVRKVAQRFDVSKAFVQKILKQKQTTGHVQPKKQGGSLKSVLNSRRTELTQMVEKYPDSTLSEYCEYWLMNYKEAVSPSMMCRELQKENLTRKKRPYAVVSLPLKEYKF
- a CDS encoding ATP-binding protein; protein product: MKYFTILSNLRVPPTPIFALEYYSADRQKILSSFHQYASECCLPVYYWNPGYATLQQVRCLDKNLPILGCHSDMTSVSDISQMYNSECVLCKTELSVESDVLQFLLENDCPGIFLLEDILESDSTEQPLVRRYSQLANAFFELKGRWANQYWVLLGEYIQLPSKLSPLIPLLKCPLPDRFEVEVLVDNFCDRNCSLDFGSDAVAAKKRLAVSSLGLPTAEIELVLDRSLSVTASVVQIAQLVLEHKISQLRDQGLEFIASPDVPHAGGLDLLDAYLSEVVKLSEADAKKYHLRPPKGMLLWGPPGTGKSLSAKLAAKKLGYALLAASWGNILGSSNPDRALNKMLDTADNLGGCVLFFDDFDKGFSGWESNADGGVARRLSQKLLTWMQEHESPVLMLATVNRLEMLPAELIRRFDDGGIWFVDLPHSGARYEIFNLHLARAY
- a CDS encoding helix-turn-helix domain-containing protein yields the protein MREVLHKWSNLGMEGLWELPGRGAKQTWKEEDIEFLKECLKNESRTYNSLQLVQKLEKERSVKLSADRLRRILKKKVYLEPTFRTLNWHTRSWGAPSESLVRDNNQKYPRPVGSQSHRPVGAS
- a CDS encoding ISKra4-like element ISOni2 family transposase (programmed frameshift) — its product is MTPSDQEQLKVYLKAAAEILYRNTAPSELESFDSIEKSLRQKMLEEVGPELGNFFFPAVSGIQTGKPRKIKSIVGSLEITDNQAKYFGLKAYSQFSPMMEKCCLLISANESYQMAEKDLEIFTGIKVSHSTLQRLVKRQEFELPTSKQGVQEITLDGGKVRLRNDTKGEGCYWKDYKAICLDNVYSGASFQNNQNLIDWTNSQKLRHPMYCLGDGHAGIWKIFQEIGDTEQRQEILDWYHLKENLYKVGGSLKRLKLAENMLWQGKIDEVINLFKEMKKQAFKTFCNYLETHRCRIVNYQYYKEESISSIGSGTVESIIKRIGFRVKISGAQWKIESVPSILSLRCAYLNGQLSI
- the iscB gene encoding RNA-guided endonuclease IscB; amino-acid sequence: MSNFVFVVDTNGQPLNPVPPGQARRLLKLQKAAIYRRYPLTIVLKYTVSAPQIQPHQLKIDPGAKVSGLAIVRDDKVIWGAELTHRGQQIKHDLASRRALRSHRRNRKTRYRQPRFLNRTRKSGWLPPSLESRVENILTWVNRIRRYVPITGISQELVKFDTQAMQNPEISGIQYQQGELAGYEIREYLLEKWGRKCAYCNAQNIPLEIEHIHPRSKGGSSRVSNLTIACRHCNEAKGNQELKDFLAQQPELFDRIAKQAKQPLKDAAAVNSTRWQLFNRLKETSLPVEIGTGGQTKYNRTRLELPKTHWLDAACVGLVSQLKILTAGPLLIQASGWGSRQICQPNKYGFPIRHKTRCKEFFGFKTGDMVQATLPTGKFAGTHRGRLIVRASGVFEMMSPTGKVSPVRHKYCRAIHHNDGYTYTLSTCVQ
- a CDS encoding transposase, which translates into the protein MKNIDPDNLVFLDEMGVLLGLTRTHARSICGSRVYDLKPFYRGAKVTVVGAISLKKVVGLMTLNGSMDGRAFEVFIEHFLVPNLWEGAVVVMDNLPAHKLGTIGSLIQAAGASLLNLSPYSPDFNPIELWWSQLKSFLRQFSPTTTKMVDILLATAVDLVNPKHFKNWFTSCCYCTS